The following coding sequences are from one Triticum dicoccoides isolate Atlit2015 ecotype Zavitan chromosome 4A, WEW_v2.0, whole genome shotgun sequence window:
- the LOC119288591 gene encoding uncharacterized protein LOC119288591: MRTSGFLRFRLDADGFMRLPTNEQHASNWIWKVVPSVRMLRLRVVEFGQEPSPLSDLHLVSQHLTKLELVGVGVKDSVVDFSGCPALVELSMDVCDVFVKQLLSPSLKHLRITRCYTSEYTRILISVPSLVSLELIECRQGRVPLLEILPRLARAAVVLTDDCSDRCSKGRFDNCGADICEDCWYYYGDPEYGPIYDRNNSIFLKGLSEATDLELSADSDLILFDRDLKWCPTFTKLKTLLLNDWCLAANHSALICFLQHSPILEKLTLQLSKGPSYVTETEGMYKPLGLSVASNCLKIVEIRCANVDSKVHRLFKILTTYGIRLEQIRVQQTSKISSSGCFNFVCSSFS; the protein is encoded by the exons ATGCGCACCTCTGGATTCCTGCGATTTCGACTCGATGCCGACGGGTTCATGCGATTGCCCACTAATGAGCAGCATGCGAGCAACTGGATCTGGAAAGTCGTGCCCAGTGTCCGGATGCTCCGGCTTCGTGTGGTCGAGTTTGGGCAGGAACCCTCGCCACTATCTGATCTGCATCTCGTTTCCCAGCACCTCACCAAGTTAGAGCTTGTTGGTGTCGGTGTGAAAGACAGCGTTGTTGATTTTTCAGGCTGTCCGGCACTGGTGGAGCTGAGTATGGATGTTTGCGATGTTTTTGTCAAACAGCTGCTGTCTCCATCCTTGAAGCATCTGCGCATTACCCGCTGTTATACCTCTGAGTACACTCGCATCCTTATTTCTGTACCCAGTCTTGTTTCTCTCGAGTTGATCGAATGCCGTCAAGGAAGGGTTCCATTGCTTGAAATCTTGCCGCGGTTAGCAAGAGCTGCTGTTGTGCTTACCGATGATTGTAGTGATCGATGCTCCAAGGGTCGATTTGATAATTGTGGTGCTGATATCTGTGAAGATTGTTGGTATTATTATGGGGATCCTGAATATGGGCCTATTTATGACCGCAATAACAGCATCTTCCTCAAAGGTTTATCTGAAGCTACGGACTTGGAGTTATCagctgattcggatttg ATTCTTTTCGACAGGGATTTGAAGTGGTGCCCTACATTTACCAAGTTGAAGACTTTGTTACTTAATGATTGGTGTTTGGCTGCCAACCACAGTGCACTGATTTGTTTTCTCCAACACTCGCCGATTTTGGAGAAGCTTACTCTTCAACTTTCTAAG GGACCTTCATATGTGACTGAAACAGAAGGAATGTACAAACCATTGGGACTGTCAGTTGCATCCAACTGTCTGAAGATCGTTGAAATTAGATGTGCAAATGTTGATAGTAAGGTTCACAGGCTTTTCAAGATACTGACTACCTATGGTATACGCCTTGAGCAAATTAGGGTCCAACAAACTAGCAAAATTTCTTCATCTGGAT GTTTCAATTTTGTTTGCAGTAGTTTCAGCTAA